The Deltaproteobacteria bacterium genome contains a region encoding:
- a CDS encoding (2Fe-2S)-binding protein — MPTLEIDGKQVTVADGMNLIQAAEQAGIEIPHYCYHPGLTIAGNCRMCLVEIEKMPKLQIACNTRATEGMVVRTQNERVKSVRASVLEFLLLNHPIDCPICDQAGECKLQDYYMDYDLQHSRVPVEEKVHKGKAIDIGPLVMLDQERCILCTRCVRFVDEVTKTSELGVFERGDHCQIDLFPGSRLDNPYSGNVVDICPVGALTNKDFRFQARVWYLDHTPSLCITCATGCNIDVHHRRGQVYRFRPRENDAVNKYWICDEGRASYKSLHSERRLLRPMLREHEQWTTAPAEDAQARVIRHLQEIRDGAGADRIGALISAHASNEEAYLFTRLFRDAFPGSKLAGLSWSPADAFHDDFLIDADKNPNTNGLRALGLSLDASEIVRAAEAGELKALVLWRTDLARSQGETWLERVAEKVDFIAVMDTDGHATAEAADVLLPIATFVETTGTFTNRARRIQLARQAFIPPAEVQEGWELLSHLLRRAAGADLYASAQSVFADIAAKVPAFSALDYATIGLHGAELSA; from the coding sequence ATGCCCACACTTGAGATCGACGGCAAGCAAGTCACCGTTGCCGACGGCATGAACCTCATCCAAGCCGCCGAGCAAGCCGGCATCGAAATTCCGCACTACTGCTACCACCCCGGCCTCACCATCGCGGGCAATTGCCGCATGTGTTTGGTCGAGATCGAGAAGATGCCGAAGCTGCAGATCGCGTGCAACACGCGGGCGACCGAAGGCATGGTGGTACGCACGCAGAACGAACGCGTGAAGAGCGTGCGCGCATCGGTGCTCGAATTTCTGCTGCTCAATCACCCGATCGATTGCCCCATCTGCGATCAGGCCGGCGAGTGCAAGCTGCAAGACTACTACATGGACTACGATCTGCAGCACAGTCGCGTGCCGGTCGAAGAGAAGGTTCACAAAGGCAAGGCGATCGACATCGGGCCGCTAGTGATGCTCGACCAGGAGCGCTGCATTCTCTGCACGCGCTGCGTGCGCTTTGTCGACGAGGTCACCAAGACCAGCGAGCTCGGCGTTTTCGAGCGCGGTGATCACTGTCAAATCGATCTGTTTCCCGGCAGCCGGCTCGACAATCCGTACTCCGGCAACGTCGTCGATATCTGTCCGGTCGGCGCGCTGACGAACAAGGACTTCCGTTTCCAAGCACGAGTTTGGTACCTCGACCACACGCCGTCGCTGTGCATCACCTGCGCAACCGGCTGTAACATCGACGTGCACCATCGCCGCGGGCAGGTGTACCGCTTCCGTCCGCGTGAAAACGACGCGGTGAACAAGTATTGGATCTGCGACGAAGGTCGCGCCAGCTACAAGTCGCTGCACAGCGAGCGCCGCTTGCTGCGTCCGATGCTACGCGAGCACGAGCAATGGACCACCGCGCCGGCGGAAGACGCGCAAGCCCGCGTCATCCGCCACTTGCAGGAGATTCGTGACGGCGCCGGCGCCGATCGCATCGGCGCGTTGATCTCGGCGCACGCCTCGAATGAAGAAGCGTATCTATTCACACGGCTGTTCCGCGACGCGTTCCCCGGCAGCAAGCTCGCCGGCCTGTCGTGGTCGCCGGCCGACGCGTTTCACGACGACTTCCTCATCGACGCCGACAAAAATCCCAACACCAACGGCTTGCGCGCGCTCGGGTTGTCACTCGACGCCAGCGAGATCGTGCGCGCCGCCGAAGCCGGCGAGTTGAAGGCCCTGGTGTTGTGGCGCACCGACCTCGCGCGCTCGCAGGGTGAAACGTGGCTAGAGCGCGTTGCCGAAAAGGTCGACTTCATCGCGGTGATGGACACCGACGGCCACGCCACCGCCGAAGCCGCCGACGTGCTGCTACCGATCGCAACCTTCGTCGAGACCACCGGCACGTTCACCAACCGCGCCCGGCGCATCCAACTCGCCCGTCAAGCGTTCATCCCGCCCGCCGAAGTGCAAGAAGGGTGGGAGCTGCTGTCGCACCTGCTCCGCCGCGCCGCTGGCGCCGACTTGTACGCGTCGGCTCAGTCGGTCTTTGCCGACATCGCCGCAAAGGTCCCAGCGTTCTCCGCTCTCGACTACGCAACCATCGGCTTGCACGGCGCCGAACTCAGCGCGTAG